The following proteins are co-located in the Polystyrenella longa genome:
- a CDS encoding DUF1552 domain-containing protein — translation MPLKRIDRRTMLQSMGAATIGLPLIEEMLSSNALGASKPDIPTRAFNVFFGLGIPAPLQQEGFDGVLEPLQSLSSKLLIMRNVDQIRCDEKGINAHYDGSSGAFTAEPPDGEAKSGGPSIDQVIRKSQYPDGLPEGLVPTLVGGTFFRRSRVGRYVHSYNMDGTVAATIQEKPRDLFDRVFGGVAFSGSDAKRRLRRSVLDTVVEDYRYYTGPNSPLGSSSKARVSDHLDRIREFEQRAFAMKHTNKSGPQLPPRSIIPHGGPADPGGQGIDITLEELSTEWRLMADIYALAIQMDRARFGSLTFLAAGERIRLTGDYTYNGEKRFEFDDSKQHNASGDQGCSHEWWHKFNEKKKNEALRAHAHMKMREVAYLLQALDNEDSREANGQTILENSLITISTESGDGRHNDVKRELSGVFHCITGANGRFKTGQIMDVGAEGIDVYNTMLKAFDSKDQMGPAQRESREIDAIRV, via the coding sequence ATGCCATTGAAACGAATCGACCGCCGTACGATGCTCCAGAGTATGGGAGCAGCTACGATTGGGTTACCGTTGATCGAGGAGATGCTCTCATCGAATGCCTTGGGTGCCAGTAAGCCAGATATTCCCACTCGAGCATTCAATGTTTTCTTTGGTCTCGGTATTCCTGCTCCATTGCAACAGGAAGGATTCGATGGCGTCCTGGAACCATTACAGTCGCTGAGTAGTAAGCTACTCATTATGCGAAATGTCGATCAGATTCGTTGCGACGAAAAAGGAATCAACGCTCATTACGATGGTTCTTCAGGCGCTTTCACTGCGGAGCCTCCTGACGGGGAAGCGAAATCTGGTGGGCCGTCCATTGACCAGGTGATTCGGAAATCGCAATATCCCGATGGGCTTCCTGAGGGCTTGGTGCCGACTTTGGTAGGCGGAACCTTCTTCAGGCGTTCCCGAGTCGGGCGTTATGTTCACAGTTACAATATGGACGGCACCGTAGCGGCGACGATTCAGGAAAAGCCTCGCGACCTCTTTGATCGTGTGTTTGGCGGAGTTGCTTTTTCTGGTAGCGACGCAAAACGTAGATTGCGCCGTAGTGTCCTGGATACGGTTGTTGAAGACTATCGTTATTACACCGGGCCGAATTCGCCACTGGGTTCTTCATCCAAAGCGCGTGTCTCTGATCACTTGGACCGAATTCGAGAATTTGAACAACGCGCGTTTGCAATGAAGCACACAAACAAATCGGGCCCTCAACTGCCACCGCGTTCGATCATCCCGCACGGAGGTCCGGCCGACCCGGGTGGTCAAGGGATCGATATCACTCTGGAGGAACTCTCCACCGAGTGGCGGTTGATGGCAGATATTTATGCTCTCGCAATTCAAATGGACCGGGCCCGTTTCGGATCTTTGACATTCCTGGCTGCCGGTGAAAGAATTCGGCTCACTGGTGATTACACCTACAATGGCGAGAAGAGATTCGAATTCGACGATTCCAAACAACATAATGCGTCCGGCGATCAGGGATGCAGTCATGAATGGTGGCATAAGTTTAACGAAAAGAAAAAGAACGAAGCCTTGCGTGCTCATGCACATATGAAAATGAGAGAGGTCGCATACTTACTTCAGGCTCTGGATAATGAGGACTCGCGAGAAGCCAACGGCCAGACAATTCTGGAGAACTCACTGATCACAATTTCCACAGAGTCCGGCGACGGTCGCCACAATGATGTGAAACGGGAACTTTCGGGTGTCTTTCATTGTATCACCGGAGCGAATGGGCGATTCAAAACGGGGCAGATCATGGATGTTGGAGCCGAAGGTATCGACGTCTACAACACGATGCTCAAAGCATTCGACAGCAAGGACCAGATGGGACCCGCTCAACGCGAATCTCGCGAGATTGACGCTATACGTGTCTGA
- a CDS encoding DUF1592 domain-containing protein: MFVLLVGNSALAVDSSRVSDDLQVLYTFEAGQGSIVKDRSGHGAAVDLTIKNPSAVRWGDHSLAILSATKIQSEGPAQKLTDSLRHTGEATIEAWVTPQNTKQQGPARIVSLSQDSGKRNFTLGQEKEHFQVRFRTTATTGNGIPETNSGAHTANTRLTHVIYTRNASGNIQFYIDGIPQSDHKIKGSLENWDTGFPLVLANEQTQDRPWLGELHLVAIYDRALNAKEVEQNYHAGPTAGVDPQAAQRIAHAHAEQTFATEVAPLLARKCLECHDTAVKKGGLDLSRKLSAFEGGESGSVIVAGKPVESMLWDQVSSGDMPPQGPPLSSEEKELLEQWIEKGAVWSVEFIDPAVYASNDGVSESWVQRLTIDEYIETVRSAVGIDISQEAQQMLPSDLRADGFSNTAYNLNVDLQHIEAYAQLAQIIVQRMDVLKFAGQFSKSRSLNTDATARKFVNSVGEWLLRGPLDNREVTNYSGILTAVASAGGNFEEGVALMTEAMLQSPRFIYRIEQQRGDGRARHVGPYELASRLSYIIWGGPPDAELLKAARDGQLSNREHCREQVQRMLKDPRAIERSKQFISDWLDLNRLKHMQPNQERFPKWEPALGLDMRDETLAFFEEIVWKENRPLTDLFNAQFTFATPRLAEHYGLEPKGGGLQRYDLSEVAFRGGLLTQGSVLTKGGDDASMVTRGLFLLKDVLRGVISSPPPGVDTTPVPAKPGLTLRTIAEQRINNVSCGGCHQRFEPLAFGLEPFDGMGAFNKKDEFGNVLREDGEIQLPGTAKPLPYQTSAELMNLLASSDRVRETITWKVAQFALGRPLGARDATVIQNIHKAAQADGGTYSSLITAILMSDLVQMTYTQTDK, translated from the coding sequence TTGTTTGTATTGTTAGTGGGCAACTCAGCATTGGCTGTCGATTCCAGTCGAGTCAGCGATGACTTGCAGGTGTTGTATACGTTTGAGGCGGGGCAGGGTTCTATCGTTAAAGATCGCAGTGGTCATGGGGCAGCGGTGGACTTAACGATCAAGAATCCCTCTGCTGTTCGTTGGGGAGATCATTCATTAGCGATACTTTCTGCGACAAAAATTCAGTCCGAAGGGCCTGCCCAAAAGTTAACCGATTCGTTGCGGCATACGGGTGAAGCAACTATCGAGGCTTGGGTCACTCCCCAGAATACAAAGCAACAGGGGCCCGCACGAATCGTGTCGCTTTCACAAGATTCTGGAAAACGGAATTTCACTCTCGGGCAAGAGAAAGAACATTTCCAGGTTCGGTTTAGAACTACAGCGACCACTGGAAACGGCATTCCGGAAACGAACAGCGGGGCACATACGGCCAATACTCGATTAACGCATGTCATTTATACACGCAACGCATCCGGAAATATCCAGTTTTACATTGATGGCATACCACAGTCGGACCACAAGATTAAAGGATCGCTGGAGAACTGGGATACGGGATTCCCACTGGTCTTAGCTAATGAACAGACTCAGGATCGCCCTTGGCTGGGTGAACTTCATCTGGTTGCGATCTACGATCGTGCCCTGAATGCCAAAGAGGTCGAACAGAATTATCATGCTGGCCCCACGGCCGGAGTGGATCCACAGGCAGCCCAACGAATTGCTCATGCACACGCCGAACAAACATTTGCGACCGAAGTTGCGCCACTGCTGGCCCGAAAATGTCTGGAGTGTCATGATACTGCCGTGAAGAAAGGAGGGCTGGACCTCTCACGAAAGCTCTCCGCATTTGAGGGAGGCGAGAGTGGTTCTGTCATCGTTGCCGGAAAACCAGTTGAAAGCATGCTCTGGGACCAGGTTTCTTCCGGCGATATGCCTCCTCAAGGCCCACCCCTTTCGAGCGAAGAAAAGGAACTACTCGAGCAGTGGATTGAAAAAGGTGCAGTATGGTCGGTCGAATTCATTGATCCCGCAGTATACGCCAGTAATGACGGGGTGAGCGAATCCTGGGTGCAACGTCTGACCATTGACGAGTACATCGAAACCGTTCGCAGTGCCGTAGGAATCGATATCTCTCAGGAAGCTCAGCAAATGTTACCGTCCGATCTGCGGGCGGACGGATTCAGCAACACGGCTTATAACCTGAATGTAGATCTGCAACATATTGAGGCCTACGCCCAATTGGCTCAGATTATTGTCCAGCGAATGGACGTGTTAAAGTTTGCCGGACAGTTTTCAAAGTCGCGCAGCCTGAATACGGATGCGACTGCCAGAAAGTTCGTCAATTCCGTCGGCGAGTGGCTACTACGTGGACCGCTTGATAATCGAGAAGTGACTAACTACAGCGGGATCCTGACTGCGGTCGCCAGTGCGGGAGGAAACTTCGAAGAGGGCGTCGCCTTGATGACCGAAGCGATGTTGCAATCTCCACGGTTCATTTATCGCATCGAACAACAACGGGGTGACGGACGCGCCCGACACGTTGGCCCATACGAGTTAGCATCCAGACTCAGTTACATTATCTGGGGCGGTCCACCCGATGCTGAATTGCTGAAGGCGGCTCGTGACGGTCAATTGTCCAATCGCGAACATTGCCGTGAGCAGGTCCAACGAATGTTGAAAGATCCGCGAGCGATCGAACGATCAAAACAGTTTATCTCTGACTGGCTGGACCTCAATCGTCTGAAGCACATGCAACCCAACCAGGAGCGTTTTCCAAAGTGGGAGCCCGCGCTGGGATTGGACATGCGAGATGAAACTTTGGCATTCTTTGAAGAGATTGTATGGAAAGAAAACCGTCCACTCACCGATCTGTTCAACGCGCAGTTCACCTTTGCGACCCCGCGATTAGCTGAGCATTACGGACTGGAGCCAAAGGGGGGTGGACTACAAAGATATGATCTCTCGGAAGTCGCTTTCCGGGGAGGGCTACTGACTCAAGGTAGTGTTCTCACAAAAGGTGGAGATGATGCCTCCATGGTGACTCGCGGTTTGTTCCTGTTGAAGGATGTATTGCGCGGAGTCATCTCCTCTCCACCACCGGGAGTCGACACCACTCCTGTCCCCGCCAAGCCGGGGTTAACATTACGCACGATTGCTGAACAGCGAATCAACAATGTCTCCTGTGGTGGATGCCATCAGAGATTCGAACCTCTGGCTTTCGGGCTTGAACCATTTGATGGTATGGGTGCATTTAATAAAAAGGACGAATTCGGAAATGTCCTGCGAGAGGATGGGGAGATTCAACTTCCGGGTACGGCGAAACCATTGCCCTACCAGACATCTGCCGAATTGATGAACCTGCTGGCCAGCAGTGATCGGGTTCGAGAAACGATCACCTGGAAAGTAGCCCAATTTGCGCTCGGCCGTCCCTTAGGGGCTCGGGATGCCACTGTGATACAGAATATCCACAAAGCTGCTCAAGCGGACGGAGGAACTTACTCCTCCTTGATCACCGCAATATTGATGAGTGATCTTGTTCAAATGACATACACTCAGACAGATAAATGA